Proteins from a single region of Streptomyces spectabilis:
- a CDS encoding PaaI family thioesterase: protein MMDVDAAQAVLDNSPFGPWWGFKVEAVAKGHAKVSLPQRPELFRPGGVLQGGCAMTLADVTCWIAIMSLFGEDDPSVTQQMTTSFLGPARTDLLCESTVVRPGRLIVYGTAETTDTAGKLVSHHTLTYIRPPQRAGA, encoded by the coding sequence ATGATGGATGTCGACGCGGCCCAAGCTGTCCTCGATAACAGCCCCTTCGGCCCCTGGTGGGGATTCAAGGTGGAAGCCGTCGCCAAGGGGCACGCCAAGGTCTCGCTGCCCCAGCGTCCCGAGCTCTTCCGCCCCGGCGGCGTCCTGCAGGGCGGCTGCGCCATGACGCTCGCCGACGTGACCTGCTGGATCGCGATCATGTCGCTGTTCGGCGAGGACGACCCGTCCGTCACCCAGCAGATGACGACGAGCTTCCTCGGCCCGGCCCGCACCGATCTCCTCTGCGAGTCCACCGTCGTCAGGCCCGGCCGTCTGATCGTCTACGGCACCGCGGAGACGACCGACACCGCGGGCAAGCTCGTCTCCCACCACACCCTCACCTACATCCGGCCGCCGCAGCGGGCCGGAGCCTGA
- a CDS encoding aromatic ring-hydroxylating oxygenase subunit alpha, with protein sequence MQHDGLSSLLDELARVATLPLERGETLPARAYTSEHFHDLEQERVFRGDWLCVGHVSQVTGPGDYLRTDVLGEPLVITRDESGDLHALSRVCRHRFMDVLPPETTPEQGTLKRLTCPYHTWTYRLNGEYVGQLAGAPLMNRVDFDRAACRLPRHRLEVWNGLLMVSAAPDAPALGPQLTRLDAVLAPYRLADLVVAYTARWENVPANWKVAFENGSENYHHMGTHAATLEPVVPGKDTVVEECDGRGFSMFTPFAADPSLEPDADGVPQAGTLIPGLGARQLSGMTVAGVFPNLALALVPDSVTYLRWIPTGPTSHDALVTVLVPPAAVDQPGYAAYVAASRQQLELIQEEDLVAIRGVQRGLATEPAPSGGRFSHLERPLWQFQRYLAGRLVGGRQ encoded by the coding sequence ATGCAGCACGACGGACTTTCCTCCCTCCTCGACGAACTGGCGCGCGTCGCGACGCTGCCGCTGGAGCGCGGCGAGACCCTCCCGGCCCGGGCCTACACCAGCGAGCACTTCCACGACCTCGAACAGGAGCGCGTCTTCCGGGGCGACTGGCTGTGCGTCGGCCACGTCAGCCAGGTCACGGGGCCCGGTGACTATCTGCGTACGGACGTCCTCGGCGAACCCCTGGTGATCACGCGGGACGAGAGCGGTGACCTGCACGCGCTCTCCCGGGTGTGCCGGCATCGCTTCATGGACGTGCTGCCGCCCGAGACCACGCCCGAACAGGGCACGCTGAAGCGCCTCACCTGCCCGTACCACACGTGGACGTACCGCCTGAACGGCGAGTACGTCGGGCAGCTGGCCGGGGCGCCCCTGATGAACAGGGTCGACTTCGACCGCGCCGCGTGCCGGCTGCCCCGACACCGCCTGGAGGTGTGGAACGGGCTGCTCATGGTCAGCGCCGCCCCCGACGCACCGGCGCTCGGACCGCAGCTCACCCGGCTCGACGCCGTGCTCGCGCCGTACCGCCTCGCGGACCTCGTCGTCGCGTACACGGCACGCTGGGAGAACGTCCCGGCGAACTGGAAGGTGGCCTTCGAGAACGGCTCGGAGAACTACCACCACATGGGCACGCACGCCGCCACCCTGGAGCCGGTCGTACCCGGCAAGGACACCGTCGTCGAGGAGTGCGACGGGCGCGGCTTCAGCATGTTCACACCGTTCGCCGCCGATCCGTCCCTGGAGCCGGACGCGGACGGCGTCCCGCAGGCCGGCACGCTCATCCCCGGGCTCGGCGCGCGGCAGTTGTCCGGGATGACGGTCGCGGGCGTCTTCCCGAACCTCGCCCTCGCGCTCGTGCCGGACAGCGTCACGTATCTGCGCTGGATCCCCACGGGGCCGACGAGCCATGACGCGCTCGTGACCGTCCTCGTGCCGCCCGCGGCCGTCGACCAGCCGGGTTACGCGGCCTATGTGGCGGCCTCGCGGCAGCAGCTGGAGCTGATCCAGGAGGAGGACCTGGTGGCCATCCGCGGCGTCCAGCGCGGCCTGGCCACCGAACCGGCCCCGTCCGGCGGACGGTTCTCGCATCTGGAGCGCCCGCTGTGGCAGTTCCAGCGGTACTTGGCCGGCCGGCTCGTGGGCGGAAGGCAGTAG
- a CDS encoding DNA alkylation repair protein — protein sequence MAELAGLEDPKARAVNEKHGDDHGVNLSKLRAVAKRLRTQHDLAVRLWATDDTAARLLALLICRPKTFTRDELDTMLREARTPKVHDWLVNYGVKKSPHAEELRLAWSADPDPVVASAGWALTTERVAKKPAGLDLAGLLDVIEARMKDAPERLQWAMNHCLAQIGIEHPDHRAHAIDIGERLGVLKDYPTSPGCTSPYAPVWIAEMVRRQQGGAGS from the coding sequence ATGGCCGAACTGGCCGGACTCGAGGACCCGAAGGCACGCGCGGTGAACGAGAAGCACGGCGACGACCACGGTGTGAACCTCAGCAAGCTGCGCGCCGTCGCGAAGCGGCTCAGGACCCAGCACGACCTCGCGGTCCGGCTCTGGGCCACGGACGACACCGCGGCGAGGCTGCTCGCGCTCCTGATCTGCCGCCCGAAGACGTTCACCCGCGACGAGCTGGACACCATGCTGCGCGAGGCGCGCACGCCCAAGGTGCACGACTGGCTGGTGAACTACGGGGTGAAGAAGAGCCCGCACGCCGAAGAGCTGCGCCTGGCCTGGTCCGCCGATCCCGACCCCGTGGTCGCGAGCGCCGGCTGGGCGCTGACCACCGAACGCGTGGCGAAAAAGCCCGCGGGCCTCGACCTCGCGGGGCTCCTCGACGTCATCGAGGCGCGGATGAAGGACGCCCCCGAGCGCCTGCAGTGGGCGATGAACCACTGCCTGGCCCAGATCGGCATCGAGCACCCCGACCACCGGGCCCACGCGATCGACATCGGTGAGCGTCTGGGCGTGCTCAAGGACTACCCGACGTCGCCGGGGTGCACCTCCCCGTACGCCCCCGTCTGGATCGCCGAGATGGTACGCCGACAGCAGGGCGGCGCGGGCAGCTAG
- a CDS encoding LuxR C-terminal-related transcriptional regulator, with protein sequence MAQIRLLIADDRVVTRSGLVAMSREAPGLDVVGVAQDVAGVLAAVDCLDPDVVLLNLRRLSGEGLRRLAHVIGAHVSIIVLWCHDSAVTVQDALRAKAAGFMALEILQEEFASVIALVDRGCAAYLFPRERIRDISDGYPTTPVTSGAMSTLTSRESDVLRLLAGGMTNKQIGSALHIAENTVKKHVHRAMNKLSASSRVEAALLVSRLGPLDLTAHGRAPRGQQRSDLSSTS encoded by the coding sequence ATGGCTCAGATACGACTGCTGATCGCCGATGACCGCGTCGTGACCCGGTCCGGTCTCGTGGCGATGAGCAGGGAAGCTCCCGGACTCGACGTGGTCGGCGTGGCGCAGGACGTGGCCGGTGTGCTGGCCGCCGTCGACTGCCTGGACCCCGATGTCGTGCTGCTCAATCTCCGCAGACTCTCGGGGGAAGGCCTTCGCCGCCTCGCCCATGTCATCGGGGCGCACGTCTCGATCATCGTCCTGTGGTGCCATGACTCCGCCGTCACCGTCCAGGACGCGTTACGGGCCAAGGCCGCCGGATTCATGGCCCTGGAGATCCTGCAGGAGGAATTCGCCAGCGTGATAGCCCTGGTCGACCGCGGCTGCGCCGCCTATCTCTTCCCGCGCGAACGAATCCGCGACATCAGCGACGGCTATCCGACGACGCCGGTGACATCGGGAGCCATGTCGACCCTCACCTCACGGGAGAGCGACGTACTGCGCCTTCTCGCAGGCGGCATGACGAACAAACAGATAGGTTCGGCCCTGCACATCGCCGAGAACACGGTGAAGAAACACGTCCATCGCGCGATGAACAAGTTATCGGCCTCCAGCCGGGTGGAAGCGGCGCTCCTCGTGTCCCGCCTCGGCCCGCTGGATCTGACGGCGCACGGCCGCGCCCCGCGGGGTCAGCAGAGAAGCGATCTGAGCAGCACTTCATAG
- a CDS encoding TetR/AcrR family transcriptional regulator, producing the protein MSPRRSNAERTETTKAQLVRTARQLFGERGYAATTIAEVAGSAGLTTGALYHHWPGKEALLVDVVHDIHRELAVRIRSAGAARDIEGVRDVEDEPVRVLLRSGLEFLGFCADPAAARLLLLDAPAVLGYERWRRIDEQWWLSSTIRLVERALSARGGPGLDASDRDAAGCRRLALVLLGALTCLGHEVAMTGAATVGDAGRTYEVLLRSLLC; encoded by the coding sequence ATGTCGCCGCGCAGATCCAACGCAGAGCGGACCGAGACCACCAAGGCCCAACTAGTCCGTACGGCACGCCAGTTGTTCGGTGAGCGGGGGTACGCCGCGACGACCATCGCGGAGGTCGCCGGGAGCGCCGGGCTCACGACCGGTGCGCTGTACCACCACTGGCCGGGCAAGGAGGCGCTGCTGGTGGACGTGGTGCACGACATCCATCGGGAGCTCGCCGTACGGATCCGGTCCGCCGGGGCGGCCCGTGACATCGAAGGCGTCCGTGACGTCGAGGACGAGCCGGTCCGTGTCCTGCTGCGGTCCGGATTGGAGTTCCTCGGTTTCTGCGCCGATCCCGCCGCCGCCCGGCTGCTCCTGCTGGACGCGCCCGCGGTCCTCGGCTACGAGCGGTGGCGCCGGATCGACGAGCAGTGGTGGCTGTCGTCGACGATCCGCTTGGTGGAGCGGGCCCTCTCCGCGCGGGGCGGGCCCGGCCTCGACGCGTCCGACAGGGACGCCGCCGGATGCCGTCGGCTCGCGCTCGTGCTGCTCGGCGCCCTGACCTGTCTCGGCCATGAGGTCGCGATGACGGGCGCCGCGACGGTGGGCGACGCGGGGCGGACCTATGAAGTGCTGCTCAGATCGCTTCTCTGCTGA
- a CDS encoding DUF6299 family protein, whose translation MRVRLALGAAANTLLIAGLAAATPAHAGRFDDLTVNGTGTVAADGTIALSGTYRCLPDGTPGPVFVSSTLVQGDESTGIGGTAAVCDGQVREWTNTSKGTGSHYERGEATVRAHLMKLSTKSGLPMPQPLAHEEARVELS comes from the coding sequence ATGCGCGTCCGCCTCGCCCTCGGTGCCGCCGCGAACACCCTGCTCATCGCGGGCCTCGCCGCCGCCACTCCCGCCCACGCGGGCCGGTTCGACGACCTGACCGTCAACGGCACCGGCACGGTCGCCGCCGACGGCACCATCGCGCTCTCCGGTACGTACCGCTGCCTGCCCGACGGCACCCCCGGCCCGGTGTTCGTCAGCAGCACCCTCGTCCAGGGCGACGAGTCCACCGGCATCGGCGGCACCGCAGCGGTCTGCGACGGCCAGGTCCGCGAGTGGACGAACACCAGCAAGGGCACCGGCTCCCACTACGAGCGCGGTGAGGCCACCGTGCGGGCCCACCTGATGAAGCTGTCCACCAAGAGCGGCCTGCCGATGCCGCAGCCGCTCGCCCACGAGGAGGCGCGGGTCGAGCTGAGCTGA
- a CDS encoding alpha/beta fold hydrolase yields the protein MPTFSSYDGTKIAYHVSGDGPPLVCLPGGMRDSVYLGDLGGLSAHRRLIMLDLRGTGRSEVPADLGTCRCDRLVADVEALREHLGLASMDLLAHCAGANVAIQYASEHPDRVDTLTLITPSVLAVGIEISADVRLRTARLRADEPWFPEAYAALEAITAGRATDGSWEAVAPFLHGRWDEAAQALQAADAEQKNSEVVRAFGAEGAFRPAETRAALAHFTAPVLLLAGEVDLNSPPPAMAELAALFPRAEMVTQPGAGHHPWLDDAQRFVTTVTTFLD from the coding sequence ATGCCCACGTTCTCCTCGTACGACGGAACCAAGATCGCTTACCACGTGTCCGGCGACGGGCCGCCACTGGTCTGTCTGCCCGGCGGCATGCGCGACTCCGTCTACCTCGGCGATCTCGGGGGCCTCTCCGCGCACCGCCGACTGATCATGCTCGACCTGCGCGGCACGGGCCGGTCGGAGGTCCCGGCGGACCTCGGCACCTGCCGCTGCGACCGGCTCGTCGCCGACGTCGAGGCCCTGCGCGAGCACCTCGGCCTGGCGAGCATGGACCTGCTCGCGCACTGCGCGGGCGCGAACGTGGCGATCCAGTACGCGAGCGAACACCCGGACCGCGTCGACACCCTCACCCTGATCACGCCGAGCGTCCTGGCCGTCGGCATCGAGATCAGCGCGGACGTACGCCTGCGGACCGCGCGGCTGCGCGCCGACGAGCCCTGGTTCCCCGAGGCGTACGCGGCCCTGGAGGCGATCACGGCGGGCCGCGCGACGGACGGCTCCTGGGAGGCTGTCGCCCCCTTCCTGCACGGCCGTTGGGACGAGGCCGCGCAGGCGCTGCAGGCCGCCGACGCGGAGCAGAAGAACAGCGAGGTCGTCCGGGCCTTCGGCGCGGAGGGCGCCTTCCGCCCGGCCGAGACCCGCGCCGCCCTCGCCCACTTCACCGCACCGGTCCTGCTGCTCGCCGGGGAGGTCGACCTCAACTCCCCGCCCCCGGCCATGGCCGAACTCGCCGCCCTTTTCCCGCGCGCCGAGATGGTGACGCAGCCCGGCGCGGGACACCACCCGTGGCTCGACGACGCACAGCGCTTCGTGACCACCGTGACGACGTTCCTGGACTGA
- a CDS encoding sacsin N-terminal ATP-binding-like domain-containing protein, whose product MTDHAHGARLRDYALKVLHEWQLAPTWQPGLQLRAASLSNARDYAGRFLLELLQNAHDAHPKDRGDGRVHVLLDEDEGEAGTLYVANGGTPFTWSRVEAVCKFARSDKAIGEGIGNKGVGFRSVLQITEAPEIYSAASEGRGPGPLDGYCFRFARRGDLVELLQDEATARKAHGELPPFQVPFPVTEVPGACAELAALGYVTVVRLPLRGAAALDEVRLRLRELAEAKAPVMLFLDRLARLTLEWRAEGEVRQVHELARAEEPFAVRAEEPVEPGARPPRPADGGADVALAQVGLAGTGEFLLARGLVAPERLRRTVAEATGLGLLDDAWLEWSEPAVIEIAVPLAAGKARRGRTYTFLPLGDGAAAPLAAHVNAPFFTKMDRTGLDAEHPLNAMLFDALAETCLAAAERLRAAGDARLRRIAVDLVSWETGKRKAGLLVTAARRVHGRELADVPLVPVLAADGAPPHTAWAAPRHAVLWPEHDLAVLTARRAHDAGAVVADPDAGGERLKRLASVCKALGCPWEPAPEALAAHVERMIATLPLPGPGDPVEIWDDVYDDMAALFQDDGTVLRGRRLLLADDGTLRHANGEARPDGRGGRRARREAFFQPVRGDLGGDGDALSVPAVLGKRLFSLHPGLTWTDRERHIRRQPARFFLEHAGLVRPFDVKGLLEHVRRALAESKDRKLRDQALRFVFRLWRARRATSGMAVGSLGLYVPSAEGAPIRAGQAVLGRGWDGACGDDLVVVVEAGQEASPSLKRLARRLTAPPEAFLRRGESAQEWREFLLEAGVSEGLSPVYATKAVRREYGQDLVTSRLVRMASVPPGVAAQWEPHVARPSSGAWYPQTPYEGSPAFWLPGQEVVGRLGESARLAYARLVLRGLADWTDRYFTSTWTSAGSRRDDRERVRTPLAAFLREQPWLPVRGRGRTVRFVRPADAWYCPPGLDEEPLYAPGVDRRVRPLIEPQQTGVRMRSLGLPTWDDPRDSARLVAALGRLVADGEVGGDDRPAAQRANERAWKHLVEQASRELPGDARVLAEAGERLIAVRLSDLGGSSPGAERPEADADRPDSVLYVSGERESLTARLVREMGRPLLVVPGVAAEAAARLGRGRADAVRHVDDAAFSVTVDGELVNAAALGEPLVEELPWLTLAVGVLADHVAEGPRPSDAELAGLTAAVRRVRLHRYRTWEIALDGRPVTMPGRLGGVLPLPDAKHPLLLTRDAEPGWAETARLAPALADLLGHRDFGIRLRLAALHLASCHADPRTPAPDELADALGVTRSQVDETSRRVDGAVGGVLERCFPLLVHLLGPAAAQDLTVPPPRDTREFQTALDGCADELPLPPEEFVRLARTARDLDELRLLLDIDFAALNDTLRTLPGPGPVSHAEAHEEAVRGHLDLHRKALVNRLRWAALDAFDACEPLPAWPALRSLDWITAPEAWAYTVDTAEPPLIEAHVEEQLALRLGAPAPREGEHLPPVDQVRSGNRRAVVGAVADLVALVEAAGHPLPEPLAAANPAEAVTDRLDASGALDFRLLAPDDVVGRLAALGHWPDGMPATVALDAHGLTAAALDRVRNAAEHERRERERRSRTLSVGGRDIDLRTDDLTDLTATLQRALDRDGIPGLGGGRVAFTRPQELPPARRPSGGGRRGTAGRRGGADAGLSPAQRDAIGYMGEWYAYHWLCRGYPEAADETSWVSTNRRRLFPGSAGDDGLGYDFEVGSGKRPLMFEVKATQGDGGRLDLGESEVRAAQRHAGNDRWRLLVVTCVLEPERVGVRMLPNPFGRRGRGRYREEGGALRFSYRW is encoded by the coding sequence GTGACTGACCATGCGCATGGGGCGCGACTGCGGGACTACGCGCTCAAGGTGCTGCACGAGTGGCAGTTGGCGCCGACCTGGCAGCCCGGTCTGCAACTGCGTGCCGCGTCCTTGAGCAACGCCCGCGACTACGCGGGGCGCTTCCTCCTGGAGCTGCTGCAGAACGCCCACGACGCGCACCCCAAGGACCGCGGCGACGGCCGGGTGCACGTGCTGCTGGATGAGGACGAAGGCGAGGCGGGCACGCTCTACGTCGCCAACGGCGGCACCCCGTTCACCTGGTCCCGCGTGGAGGCCGTGTGCAAGTTCGCCCGCAGCGACAAGGCGATCGGGGAGGGCATCGGCAACAAGGGAGTGGGGTTCCGCAGCGTCCTGCAGATCACCGAGGCGCCGGAGATCTACAGTGCCGCGTCGGAGGGGCGGGGGCCCGGCCCGCTGGACGGCTACTGCTTCCGCTTCGCCCGGCGCGGCGACCTGGTGGAGCTGCTCCAGGACGAGGCGACGGCGCGCAAGGCCCACGGCGAACTCCCGCCGTTCCAGGTGCCGTTCCCCGTCACGGAGGTGCCCGGCGCCTGTGCCGAGCTCGCCGCCCTGGGGTACGTCACCGTGGTCCGCCTCCCGCTGCGCGGCGCGGCCGCCCTCGACGAGGTGCGGCTGCGCCTTCGCGAACTCGCCGAGGCCAAGGCGCCGGTCATGCTCTTCCTCGACCGGCTCGCCCGCCTGACGCTGGAGTGGCGGGCCGAAGGCGAGGTGCGGCAGGTCCATGAACTCGCCCGCGCCGAGGAGCCGTTCGCCGTCCGGGCGGAGGAGCCCGTCGAGCCCGGGGCCCGGCCGCCCCGCCCCGCCGACGGCGGCGCCGACGTCGCCCTCGCCCAGGTCGGCCTCGCGGGAACCGGGGAGTTCCTTCTCGCCCGCGGGCTCGTGGCACCGGAGCGGCTGCGGCGCACCGTCGCCGAGGCGACAGGCCTCGGTCTCCTCGACGACGCCTGGCTGGAGTGGAGCGAACCCGCCGTCATCGAGATCGCCGTCCCGCTCGCCGCGGGCAAGGCGCGCCGCGGTCGGACCTACACGTTCCTGCCGCTGGGCGACGGCGCGGCCGCGCCCCTCGCCGCCCACGTCAACGCGCCCTTCTTCACCAAGATGGACCGGACGGGCCTCGACGCCGAACACCCTCTGAACGCCATGCTGTTCGACGCGCTCGCCGAGACCTGCCTCGCCGCCGCCGAGCGCCTGCGCGCCGCGGGCGACGCGCGCCTGCGCCGCATCGCCGTGGACCTGGTGAGCTGGGAGACCGGCAAGCGCAAGGCCGGTCTCCTGGTCACCGCGGCCCGGCGCGTGCACGGCCGCGAACTGGCCGACGTACCGCTCGTCCCCGTACTCGCCGCCGACGGCGCGCCCCCGCACACCGCCTGGGCCGCGCCCCGGCACGCCGTCCTGTGGCCGGAGCACGACCTGGCCGTCCTCACCGCGCGGCGCGCCCACGACGCCGGTGCCGTGGTCGCGGACCCCGACGCCGGCGGCGAGCGGCTCAAGCGCCTCGCCTCCGTCTGCAAGGCCCTCGGCTGCCCCTGGGAGCCCGCGCCGGAAGCCCTCGCCGCACACGTGGAGCGCATGATCGCCACGCTTCCGCTGCCCGGCCCCGGCGACCCGGTGGAGATCTGGGACGACGTGTACGACGACATGGCGGCCCTGTTCCAGGACGACGGCACCGTCCTGCGCGGACGGCGGCTGCTCCTGGCCGACGACGGGACGCTGCGGCACGCCAACGGCGAGGCGCGGCCGGACGGCAGGGGCGGGCGGCGGGCCCGCCGCGAGGCCTTCTTCCAGCCGGTCCGCGGCGACCTGGGCGGCGACGGCGACGCCCTGTCGGTCCCCGCCGTGCTCGGCAAGCGCCTCTTCTCCCTGCACCCGGGCCTGACCTGGACCGACAGGGAGCGGCACATCCGCCGCCAGCCCGCCCGCTTCTTCCTCGAACACGCCGGTCTGGTACGGCCCTTCGACGTGAAGGGCCTCCTGGAACACGTGCGCCGCGCCCTCGCCGAGAGCAAGGACCGCAAGCTGCGCGACCAGGCGCTCCGCTTCGTCTTCCGGCTGTGGCGCGCACGGCGCGCGACGAGCGGGATGGCCGTCGGCAGTCTCGGCCTCTACGTGCCCTCCGCCGAGGGGGCGCCGATCCGGGCGGGCCAGGCCGTCCTCGGCCGGGGCTGGGACGGCGCCTGCGGGGACGACCTCGTCGTCGTGGTGGAGGCCGGCCAGGAGGCGTCACCGAGCCTCAAACGGCTCGCCAGACGGCTGACCGCCCCGCCGGAGGCGTTCCTCAGGCGCGGTGAGAGCGCCCAGGAGTGGCGCGAGTTCCTCCTCGAAGCGGGCGTCAGCGAGGGCCTTTCGCCGGTGTACGCGACCAAGGCCGTACGCCGCGAGTACGGCCAGGACCTGGTCACGTCCCGCCTGGTGCGGATGGCGAGCGTGCCGCCGGGCGTGGCCGCCCAGTGGGAGCCGCACGTCGCCCGCCCGTCCTCCGGCGCCTGGTACCCGCAGACGCCCTACGAGGGCAGTCCCGCGTTCTGGCTGCCGGGGCAGGAGGTCGTCGGACGGCTCGGCGAGAGCGCCCGCCTGGCGTACGCGCGCCTGGTCCTGCGCGGCCTCGCCGACTGGACCGACCGGTACTTCACCAGTACGTGGACCAGCGCGGGCAGCCGCAGGGACGACCGGGAGCGGGTGCGGACCCCGCTGGCCGCCTTCCTCAGGGAGCAGCCGTGGCTGCCGGTGCGCGGACGCGGCAGGACCGTGCGGTTCGTGCGCCCCGCCGACGCCTGGTACTGCCCGCCGGGACTCGACGAGGAACCGCTGTACGCACCGGGCGTCGACCGCCGCGTACGCCCCCTCATCGAGCCCCAGCAGACCGGCGTACGGATGCGCTCCCTCGGGCTTCCGACGTGGGACGACCCCCGGGACAGCGCCCGGCTCGTCGCCGCGCTCGGACGGCTCGTCGCCGACGGCGAGGTCGGCGGCGACGACCGGCCCGCCGCACAGCGCGCCAACGAACGCGCCTGGAAGCACCTCGTCGAGCAGGCGTCCCGCGAACTGCCGGGCGATGCGCGCGTCCTCGCCGAGGCGGGGGAGCGGCTGATCGCGGTGCGCCTTTCCGACCTCGGGGGCTCGTCCCCGGGCGCCGAGAGGCCGGAAGCCGACGCGGACCGCCCGGACTCCGTGCTGTACGTCAGCGGTGAGCGCGAGAGCCTCACCGCGCGGCTCGTACGGGAGATGGGACGGCCGCTGCTCGTCGTACCCGGTGTCGCGGCGGAGGCCGCCGCTCGCCTCGGCCGCGGCCGCGCGGACGCGGTCCGGCACGTCGACGACGCCGCGTTCTCCGTGACCGTGGACGGCGAACTCGTGAACGCCGCGGCCCTCGGCGAGCCCCTGGTCGAGGAACTGCCCTGGCTCACCCTCGCGGTCGGCGTGCTCGCCGACCACGTGGCGGAAGGACCCCGGCCGAGCGACGCCGAACTGGCCGGGCTGACCGCCGCGGTCCGCCGCGTGCGCCTGCACCGCTACCGCACCTGGGAGATCGCCCTCGACGGCAGGCCGGTCACCATGCCGGGGCGGCTCGGCGGGGTCCTGCCCCTGCCCGACGCCAAGCATCCCCTGCTCCTCACCCGGGACGCCGAGCCGGGCTGGGCCGAGACGGCCCGGCTCGCGCCCGCCCTCGCGGATCTGCTCGGGCACCGCGACTTCGGCATCCGGCTGCGCCTCGCCGCCCTCCACCTCGCCTCCTGCCACGCCGATCCGCGCACGCCCGCGCCCGACGAACTCGCCGACGCCCTCGGCGTCACGCGCTCCCAGGTCGACGAGACGAGCCGGCGCGTCGACGGAGCCGTCGGCGGGGTCCTGGAGCGCTGCTTCCCCCTCCTCGTCCATCTGCTCGGCCCCGCCGCGGCGCAGGACCTGACCGTGCCGCCGCCCCGCGACACCAGGGAGTTCCAGACCGCGCTCGACGGCTGTGCCGACGAACTTCCGCTGCCGCCCGAGGAGTTCGTCCGCCTGGCGCGCACGGCCCGGGACCTGGACGAGCTGCGGCTCCTGCTTGACATCGACTTCGCCGCCCTGAACGACACCCTGCGCACGCTGCCGGGCCCCGGCCCCGTCAGCCACGCCGAGGCCCACGAGGAGGCGGTGCGCGGCCATCTGGACCTGCACCGCAAGGCCCTCGTGAACCGGCTGCGCTGGGCCGCCCTCGACGCCTTCGACGCGTGCGAGCCCCTGCCGGCCTGGCCGGCGCTGCGCTCCCTGGACTGGATCACGGCCCCGGAGGCATGGGCGTACACCGTGGACACCGCCGAACCGCCGCTGATCGAGGCCCACGTGGAGGAACAGCTCGCCCTGCGGCTCGGCGCGCCCGCTCCCCGCGAGGGCGAACACCTGCCTCCGGTCGACCAGGTCCGCAGCGGCAACCGCCGCGCCGTCGTCGGGGCCGTCGCGGACCTCGTCGCCCTGGTCGAGGCGGCCGGGCACCCGCTGCCCGAACCCCTGGCCGCGGCGAACCCGGCCGAGGCCGTCACCGACCGGCTCGACGCGTCCGGAGCACTGGACTTCCGCCTCCTCGCGCCGGACGACGTCGTCGGCCGGCTCGCCGCGCTCGGCCACTGGCCGGACGGCATGCCCGCGACCGTCGCCCTCGACGCCCACGGGCTCACCGCGGCCGCCCTGGACCGGGTGCGGAACGCGGCGGAGCACGAACGCCGTGAGCGGGAGCGCCGCAGCCGCACCCTCTCCGTCGGCGGCAGGGACATCGACCTGCGCACGGACGACCTCACCGACCTGACCGCCACGCTCCAGCGCGCCCTGGACCGGGACGGGATCCCCGGCCTCGGCGGCGGCCGCGTCGCCTTCACCCGGCCCCAGGAGCTGCCCCCGGCGCGCCGCCCGTCCGGCGGCGGCCGCCGCGGCACCGCGGGCCGCCGGGGCGGCGCGGACGCCGGGCTCTCCCCGGCCCAGCGCGACGCCATCGGCTACATGGGGGAGTGGTACGCCTACCACTGGCTGTGCCGGGGCTACCCCGAGGCCGCGGACGAGACGAGCTGGGTGTCCACGAACCGCCGCAGGCTCTTCCCGGGGTCCGCGGGCGACGACGGCCTCGGCTACGACTTCGAAGTCGGCTCCGGCAAGCGGCCCTTGATGTTCGAGGTGAAGGCGACCCAGGGCGACGGCGGCCGGCTGGACCTCGGCGAGAGCGAGGTCCGCGCGGCCCAGCGGCACGCGGGCAACGACCGCTGGCGGCTCCTCGTGGTCACCTGCGTCCTGGAGCCGGAGCGCGTGGGCGTCCGCATGCTCCCGAACCCCTTCGGCAGGCGCGGTCGCGGCCGCTACCGGGAAGAGGGCGGCGCCCTGCGCTTCTCGTACCGGTGGTGA
- a CDS encoding GNAT family N-acetyltransferase — protein MSRIRQAVEDDVPELVRLRALLFEDLGGEFFNPSSGDEEWRHALATVLKEQLGSDAVRVLVVDSDGGLAACGIGTIEQRLPGPHLRNGRIGLVIGVVTDPAHRRRGHSRAIMHGLLDWFRERGAARVDLHASHDGEPLYRALGFTDHPDPALYWRP, from the coding sequence ATGTCGCGTATACGTCAGGCAGTGGAGGACGACGTCCCGGAGCTCGTGCGCCTGCGGGCGCTGCTGTTCGAGGACCTGGGCGGCGAGTTCTTCAACCCCTCGTCGGGGGACGAGGAGTGGCGGCACGCACTCGCCACGGTCCTCAAGGAGCAGCTGGGTTCGGACGCCGTGCGCGTCCTGGTCGTGGACAGCGACGGCGGGCTCGCCGCCTGCGGCATCGGCACCATCGAGCAGCGGCTGCCGGGCCCGCATCTGCGCAACGGCCGGATCGGGCTCGTCATCGGCGTGGTCACCGACCCCGCCCACCGGCGGCGCGGTCACAGCCGCGCGATCATGCACGGCCTGCTCGACTGGTTCCGCGAGCGGGGAGCCGCCCGCGTCGACCTGCACGCCTCCCACGACGGCGAACCCCTCTACCGCGCTCTCGGATTCACCGACCACCCCGACCCCGCGCTGTACTGGCGGCCGTGA